The Plutella xylostella chromosome 12, ilPluXylo3.1, whole genome shotgun sequence genome includes a window with the following:
- the LOC105394352 gene encoding uncharacterized protein LOC105394352 produces MNIPQDDILSFMDLLDLDEELIDKRLSSLINKNSFSAKQLSNAYQLLRYKQLINIQECTDCDNDNEFAFVVKLLGELHPSSVEIVGKITFTVLSLHRPSLLSKSEHLLQQILSDMELTEEAIKGEDFQESILLKLQVCDSILDVVIKNGGKISLLCLETPLENILMCQNELLKKYFLVKSVPNLFEGVVHYNVLDRIWKYIGSIDHTHKHKALKVLCSLSEFYLPVAYKDSRLQLKSDVVFEKKFWGLILFGMQSVDPHHRKNAIYLAKRSIDCLLAAKRNVEVVSDDGCVLLKWESNKENHYKNIWDNFFILIESLEEKQSNIVIPSLQLYDSVKGIGRVWLNCAFAIGLKHDNTQVKQICIEYKASYSIQSISEAIMVLEALNDLNLYDGNESVEKNLKVIRMLAKDMNSAPHIFKALPLLSWSPTPLFYTSLFLTSSNFEEFPSKVGTVCTIETICRILKLPCNNVLVRKAVHIHALKFVSQCCKTINQQDLANICLALQSGACSKRKNIEDVEQYLASWVAGATITDTDNLLKYITSEYTHISIIQAYLDNAKQHEDFTSAIQEKIATLETMNSRQYCNKLEFLKDFNYLTQLYKETISSNTPHLTMIHGIVNKDYKNLIAYVSSLLVFDKVIEVDDIKTCVLNCMDLLKDANDDHKDALLHMHTLCLTILKDNTCEFFQSKVFAINILKIIEKVLNDHRKDQITITDFIEFIVQTKCNKNMHDKESQGRLQNAFYEAACELLYSQIKDTENIEKHLEKILTFTDNMAECGGYGCLKWILKIVNKILPAIEINNIEYDVEAFINRMWRETEELKSNSEYSPCIKEFVNLITNDVVLKEAMYNNTVLCYCKKIVDYGAVSLTPLWCLVESLKKKNIAVDKGQMVFVLLEILLFAPVPRKDQRVLDNTLKCVLELYPQYNHLFNYMIQYTSVEILLTIKDENIYKSLVQLLMSRLSDLFKNKQRYHGNSFHHRSLMLGIQHILFIIVIRPTSVDMDKVADWAMEMLAKLPHQTGVKAALEWLVCLYFYLKEIRIYESNIQSIERFKDVPLVSQMIIMSKVLYHRILNEKYEPNEFYYMFNFLLTHTMGQMFNIRLHAQYLFTIVNKYVNYHIQVEHKYLSKIIEHNLNECAEEKKYIKMQEDLFLNKFDIECMTPVGIYYYLPKICEDIVEEPVKESAVMLPPASKCVEYIKENNSKSAITEIWLFECKQENEWEKFQTVEKRVTLEIKDEVGSLTIQKKYIPWKNMSDLTVYESDKQSTKSDSELILVASLVDKLPNLGGMARSAEVFGVHTYVVDSLRHLQDKQFTGLSVSAERWVNIEEVRPGRPLKDYLMMKSSQGYTLVAAEQTSSSVPLQEFRFPKKTVLLLGHEKEGVPCDLLPLMHHCVEIPQQGFVRSLNVHVTAAIFVWEYSRQNMFTKP; encoded by the exons ATGAATATCCCCCAAGATGATATACTTTCCTTCATGGATTTGCTAGATCTAGACGAAGAATTAATCGACAAACGACTGTctagtttaattaataaaaactcctTCAGTGCAAAACAGCTATCCAATGCATATCAACTGTTGAGATACAAACAGCTTATAAATATTCAGGAATGCACAGATTGTGATAATGACAATGAGTTTGCCTTCGTCGTGAAACTGCTGGGCGAGCTGCATCCATCGAGCGTCGAGATTGTCGGTAAAATAACTTTTACAGTGCTATCTCTACATCGACCCAGTCTGTTAAGTAAATCTGAACATTTGCTTCAGCAAATACTCAGTGATATGGAGCTTACTGAAGAGGCAATAAAAGGAGAGGATTTTCAGGAGTCAATCTTACTGAAACTGCAAGTCTGTGATAGTATTCTGGATGTTGTGATAAAAAATGGTGGGAAAATATCTTTGCTTTGCCTAGAAACACCATTAGAAAACATTCTCATGTGTCAGAATgagttattgaaaaaatattttcttgtgAAGTCTGTGCCGAACTTGTTTGAAGGAGTGGTTCATTACAATGTGCTGGATCGCATTTGGAAATACATAGGATCTATTGATCACACCCACAAACACAAAGCTTTGAAAGTCCTGTGTAGTTTGTCCGAGTTCTACCTTCCAGTGGCTTATAAAGATTCAAGGTTACAATTAAAATCTGATGTAGTTTTTGAGAAAAAGTTCTGGGGTTTAATCCTGTTTGGAATGCAGTCTGTGGATCCTCATCACAGgaaaaatgctatttatttagcTAAAAGGTCAATAGATTGCCTGTTGGCTGCTAAAAGAAATGTTGAAGTTGTATCTGATGATGGCTGTGTGCTTTTAAAATGGGAGAGCAATAaagaaaatcattataaaaatatatgggacAATTTCTTTATACTCATTGAAAGTTTAGAAGAAAAGCAAAGTAATATTGTGATACCATCTCTGCAACTGTATGACAGTGTGAAGGGCATTGGGAGGGTCTGGTTGAACTGTGCATTTGCCATCGGCCTCAAACATGACAACACACAAGTGAAACAAATATGTATTGAGTACAAAGCAAGTTATTCCATTCAAAGCATTTCAGAAGCAATTATGGTATTAGAAGCACTAAATGATCTCAATTTATATGATGGTAATGAATCTGTAGAAAAGAATTTAAAGGTTATTAGAATGTTGGCAAAAGACATGAATAGTGCACCTCATATATTCAAGGCCCTACCATTACTCAGTTGGTCCCCTACaccattattttatacaagccTTTTTCTAACATCTTCAAATTTTGAGGAATTCCCATCAAAGGTTGGAACTGTCTGCACGATAGAAACAATATGCAGAATACTTAAACTGCCATGCAACAACGTGTTAGTTAGAAAAGCTGTTCATATTCATGCTTTGAAATTTGTTTCACAATgttgtaaaacaataaatcAGCAAGATTTAGCCAACATATGCCTGGCTCTTCAGTCTGGTGCTTGTAGCAAGAGGAAAAACATTGAGGATGTTGAACAGTATCTGGCCTCTTGGGTTGCGGGTGCTACTATAACAGACACAGATAATCTTCTTAAATATATCACTAGTGAATATACTCACATAAGTATTATTCAGGCTTATCTTGATAATGCTAAACAACATGAGGACTTCACATCCGCAATACAAGAAAAAATTGCAACTTTAGAAACTATGAACAGTAGGCAATATTGCAATAAATTAGAGTTTTTGAAAGATTTCAATTATTTAACTCAGCTTTACAAAGAAACAATAAGCTCAAACACTCCACATTTAACAATGATACATGGTATAGTAAACAAAGATTACAAAAATCTTATTGCATATGTATCAAGCCTTCTAGTTTTTGACAAAGTAATAGAGGTGGATGATATCAAAACATGTGTTTTGAACTGTATGGACCTGCTCAAAGATGCCAATGATGATCACAAAGATGCCTTATTGCATATGCACACTCTGTGTTTAACTATCTTGAAAGACAATACATGTGAGTTCTTCCAAAGTAAAGTGTTTGCCATTAATATTCTTAAAATTATAGAGAAAGTTTTAAATGATCACAGGAAAGACCAGATTACAATAACAGATTTCATAGAATTTATAGTTCAAACTAAATGTAACAAAAACATGCATGACAAAGAAAGCCAAGGAAGACTGCAGAATGCATTTTATGAAGCAGCTTGTGAACTGCTTTACAGTCAAATAAAAGACAcagaaaatattgaaaaacatCTGGAAAAGATACTCACTTTCACTGATAATATGGCAGAGTGTGGTGGATATGGTTGCTTGAAATGGATTCTAAAGATAGTCAACAAAATCTTACCAGCAATAGAGATAAACAACATTGAATATGATGTTGAAGCATTCATTAACAGGATGTGGAGAGAAACTGAAGAGCTGAAATCAAACAGTGAATATAGTCCATGTATTAAAGAgtttgtaaatttaataacaaatgaTGTTGTACTTAAGGAAGCCATGTATAATAATACTGTTCTATGTTATTGCAAAAAGATAGTTGATTATGGTGCAGTATCATTGACACCACTATGGTGCTTAGTAGAAAgtcttaaaaagaaaaatatagcAGTAGATAAAGGACAAATGGTTTTTGTGCTCCTTGAGATTCTTCTGTTTGCTCCAGTGCCAAGGAAAGATCAGAG AGTCCTGGATAATACCCTGAAATGTGTATTGGAGCTGTATCCACA GTACAATCACCTCTTCAACTACATGATTCAGTACACATCAGTCGAGATCCTTTTAACAATAAAAGACGAAAACATATACAAAAGCCTCGTCCAGTTGCTCATGTCGAGGCTGAGTGACTTGTTCAAGAACAAGCAGAGATACCACGGGAACTCATTCCACCACCGATCCCTGATGTTGGGTATCCAGCAcatattgtttataattgtgaTTCGGCCGACTAGTGTCGACATGGATAAGGTTGCTGACTGGGCTATGGAGATGTTGGCTAAGTTGCCGCACCAGACCGGAGTCAAGGCCGCCCTGGAATGGCTGGTCTgcttgtacttttatttgaaG GAAATTCGGATTTATGAAAGTAATATTCAGTCAATCGAGAGATTCAAGGATGTGCCTCTAGTCTCACAGATGATAATCATGTCAAAAGTTCTGTACCACCGTATTTTAAACGAAAAATACGAACCTAACGAATTTTATTACATGTTTAACTTTCTATTGACTCACACTATGGGACAAATGTTCAACATAAGACTACATGCCCAGTATTTATTCacaattgtaaataaatatgtcaatTACCACATACAAGTAGAACACAAATACTTATCGAAGATAATTGAACATAACTTAAACGAATGCGCTGAAGAgaagaaatacataaaaatgcaAGAAGATTTGTTCCTGAATAAATTCGATATAGAATGTATGACGCCAGTTGGAATTTACTACTACTTGCCGAAAATATGTGAGGATATTGTAGAAGAGCCAGTGAAAGAAAGTGCAGTAATGTTACCCCCTGCTAGTAAATGTGTTGAATATATTAAGGAGAATAACTCAAAAAGCGCTATAACAGAAATTTGGTTATTTGAATGCAAGCAGGAGAATGAATGGGAAAAGTTTCAGACTGTTGAGAAGCGGGTGACGCTCGAAATTAAAGACGAAGTTGGCTCGCTCACGATCCAGAAGAAATACATACCGTGGAAGAATATGAGCGATTTGACTGTGTACGAGAGTGATAAACAG AGTACAAAGTCCGACAGTGAGCTAATACTGGTGGCGTCGCTGGTGGACAAGCTGCCCAACCTGGGCGGCATGGCGCGGTCCGCCGAAGTGTTCGGAGTCCACACCTACGTCGTGGACAGCCTCAGGCATTTGCAGGATAAGCAGTTCACTGGGCTTAG CGTATCCGCGGAGCGATGGGTGAACATCGAGGAGGTGCGTCCTGGGCGGCCGCTGAAGGACtacctgatgatgaagagcTCCCAGGGCTACACGCTGGTGGCGGCCGAGCAGACCTCCAGCAGTGTGCCGCTACAGGAGTTTAGGTTTCCCAAGAAAACTGTGCTGCTTTTAGG GCATGAGAAGGAAGGCGTACCGTGCGACCTGCTCCCGCTCATGCACCATTGCGTGGAGATCCCCCAACAAGGGTTCGTGAGATCCTTAAACGTCCACGTCACCGCCGCCATCTTTGTCTGGGAGTATTCCCGCCAAAACATGTTTACAAAGCCATAG
- the LOC105394351 gene encoding DDB1- and CUL4-associated factor 8 isoform X3, translated as MEDNSSDDDIRENNVSPRMGGKKQKLNDGSSQESIKEPASSSKGEKEENVDSGVSADKSESTSSEDRAAGSSGAPSNEVVSVAPSSSNMRAILLNIRRPKRNYRKRRTPDRESSSDSSRDSDDLSGEEAASGSRQTENSDDDESIHEDILGHRLIGDLTSESSDSEVYLRDSSDDTNSYESDELVASSGRPEDGDSDDEGLWPRGDDEEETSDASKGNTPSVLKKTRPKHNYLLLREIINREMGLTFPCGKVAKENVMFEQKFYGSLHVVQRLKKLHHLNKHKGCVNSVNFHPEGNLLASGSDDMNVIVWDWARNLRIQTIKTGHKSNVFQSKFLHLNARSQLNIVTCARDGQVRLLQCPPSGGAAARRRLASHAGAAHKLHVSAAQPHCVLSAGEDGRVLHCDVRAPAADKLVQVKDRSRTIQLYSIHGHPLDPSQFAVAGRDRFVRVFDRRSCAKPTALYCPHALRDHGTGSRAALQASAMHLTCAVYSHDGREILGSYNDEDVYLFDAQADVYDKDNPKEGYTHRYSGHRNSATVKGVSFFGPNSEYIVSGSDCSFIYIWEKKSEAIVQWMQGDSGGVVNCIETHPRAPVLATSGLDKDVKIWIPMSGEDPDYSGLEAVVRENSVSILRSPLFNDFLPSLYTAWRGDDRGDELPRYVAQEFHQNVCTAF; from the exons ATGGAAGACAATTCAAGTGATGACGATATTCGAGAGAACAATGTTAGCCCCAGGATGGGTGGTAAAAAGCAGAAATTAAACGATGGTAGCTCACAGGAGAGCATCAAAGAGCcag CCTCTTCGAGTAAAGGGGAGAAGGAGGAGAATGTGGACAGTGGGGTGTCGGCCGACAAGTCTGAGAGCACGAGCAGCGAGGACCGCGCCGCGGGCTCCAGCGGTGCGCCCAGCAACGAAGTGGTCTCCGTGGCCCCGTCCAGCAGCAACATGAGAGCCATACTGCTCAATATAAGGCGACCAAAGAGGAATTACAGGAAAAGGAGAACCCCTGATCGCGAATCCAGTAGTGATTCCTCAAGGGACTCTGATGATTTGTCAGGAGAGGAAGCAGCCTCTGGGTCGAGGCAGACAGAAAactctgatgatgatgagagtATTCATGAAGACATCCTGGGACATAGACTCATTGGTGATCTTACCAGCGAGTCCAGCGACAGTGA AGTATATTTGCGTGATAGCTCTGATGACACTAACAGCTACGAGAGTGATGAGCTGGTGGCGAGCAGCGGCCGGCCTGAAGATGGAGACAGCGATGACGAGGGACTCTGGCCCCGAGGTGACGATGAGGAGGAGACCAGTGACGCCTCCAAGGGAAATACTCCAAGTGTACTGAAGAAAACTAGgccaaaacataattatttattgcttagAG AGATAATAAACCGCGAGATGGGCCTGACATTTCCATGCGGTAAAGTGGCCAAGGAGAATGTGATGTTCGAGCAGAAGTTCTACGGCTCCCTGCACGTGGTACAACGCTTGAAGAAGCTGCACCATCTCAACAAGCACAAGGGATGCGTTAATTCGGTTAATTTTCATCCGGAAG GGAACCTCCTAGCATCCGGCTCAGATGACATGAACGTGATAGTGTGGGACTGGGCGCGCAACCTTAGGATACAGACGATCAAAACTGGACACAAGTCCAACGTGTTTCAGTCCAAGTTCCTTCACCTGAACGCTCGCAGTCAGCTCAACATTGTCACGTGCGCGAGAGATGGCCAG GTCCGGCTCCTCCAATGCCCTCccagcggcggcgcggcggcgcggcggcggctggcGTCGCACGCCGGCGCCGCGCACAAGCTGCACGTGTCCGCGGCGCAGCCCCACTGCGTGCTGTCCGCGGGCGAGGACGGCCGCGTGCTGCACTGCGACgtgcgcgcgcccgccgcggaCAA ACTAGTGCAAGTCAAAGACCGCAGCCGAACCATCCAACTCTACAGCATCCACGGGCACCCGCTAGACCCTTCACAGTTCGCGGTGGCGGGGCGGGACCGCTTCGTGCGCGTGTTCGACCGCCGCAGCTGCGCCAAGCCGACCGCGCTGTACTGCCCGCACGCGCTCAGGGACCATGGC ACCGGGTCCCGCGCCGCGCTGCAAGCGTCGGCCATGCACCTGACGTGCGCGGTGTACAGCCACGACGGCCGCGAGATCCTCGGCTCCTACAACGACGAGGACGTGTACCTGTTCGACGCACAGGCCGATGTTTATGACAA AGACAACCCTAAAGAGGGCTACACGCACCGCTACTCGGGACACCGCAACAGCGCCACAGTGAAAGGAGTCTCATTCTTCGGCCCCAACTCCGAGTACATCGTGTCTGGCTCCGACTGTTCGTTTATATACATATGGGAGAAGAAGAGTGAAGCTATAGTGCAGTGGATGCAGGGAGATAGCGGCGGTGTG GTGAACTGCATAGAAACACACCCTCGCGCGCCGGTGCTAGCCACCAGCGGACTCGACAAGGACGTCAAGATATGGATACCCATGAGTGGAGAGGATCCCGACTACTCTGGACTTGAGGCG GTGGTACGTGAGAACAGCGTCTCGATCCTCCGGAGTCCTCTGTTCAACGACTTCCTTCCTTCTCTCTACACGGCGTGGCGAGGCGACGACCGCGGCGACGAGCTGCCGAGATATGTGGCCCAGGAGTTCCATCAAAACGTGTGTACAGCCTTCTAG
- the LOC105394351 gene encoding DDB1- and CUL4-associated factor 8 isoform X1 yields the protein MVAHRRASKSQVIKLLTGFYGQGHVCRENGDVKIVRYFCFVFRIASSSKGEKEENVDSGVSADKSESTSSEDRAAGSSGAPSNEVVSVAPSSSNMRAILLNIRRPKRNYRKRRTPDRESSSDSSRDSDDLSGEEAASGSRQTENSDDDESIHEDILGHRLIGDLTSESSDSEVYLRDSSDDTNSYESDELVASSGRPEDGDSDDEGLWPRGDDEEETSDASKGNTPSVLKKTRPKHNYLLLREIINREMGLTFPCGKVAKENVMFEQKFYGSLHVVQRLKKLHHLNKHKGCVNSVNFHPEGNLLASGSDDMNVIVWDWARNLRIQTIKTGHKSNVFQSKFLHLNARSQLNIVTCARDGQVRLLQCPPSGGAAARRRLASHAGAAHKLHVSAAQPHCVLSAGEDGRVLHCDVRAPAADKLVQVKDRSRTIQLYSIHGHPLDPSQFAVAGRDRFVRVFDRRSCAKPTALYCPHALRDHGTGSRAALQASAMHLTCAVYSHDGREILGSYNDEDVYLFDAQADVYDKDNPKEGYTHRYSGHRNSATVKGVSFFGPNSEYIVSGSDCSFIYIWEKKSEAIVQWMQGDSGGVVNCIETHPRAPVLATSGLDKDVKIWIPMSGEDPDYSGLEAVVRENSVSILRSPLFNDFLPSLYTAWRGDDRGDELPRYVAQEFHQNVCTAF from the exons ATGGTAGCTCACAGGAGAGCATCAAAGAGCcaggtaataaaattattgacgGGTTTTTATGGGCAAGGGCACGTCTGCCGAGAAAATGGCGACGTGAAGATTGTACGttatttttgctttgtttttcgtaTAGCCTCTTCGAGTAAAGGGGAGAAGGAGGAGAATGTGGACAGTGGGGTGTCGGCCGACAAGTCTGAGAGCACGAGCAGCGAGGACCGCGCCGCGGGCTCCAGCGGTGCGCCCAGCAACGAAGTGGTCTCCGTGGCCCCGTCCAGCAGCAACATGAGAGCCATACTGCTCAATATAAGGCGACCAAAGAGGAATTACAGGAAAAGGAGAACCCCTGATCGCGAATCCAGTAGTGATTCCTCAAGGGACTCTGATGATTTGTCAGGAGAGGAAGCAGCCTCTGGGTCGAGGCAGACAGAAAactctgatgatgatgagagtATTCATGAAGACATCCTGGGACATAGACTCATTGGTGATCTTACCAGCGAGTCCAGCGACAGTGA AGTATATTTGCGTGATAGCTCTGATGACACTAACAGCTACGAGAGTGATGAGCTGGTGGCGAGCAGCGGCCGGCCTGAAGATGGAGACAGCGATGACGAGGGACTCTGGCCCCGAGGTGACGATGAGGAGGAGACCAGTGACGCCTCCAAGGGAAATACTCCAAGTGTACTGAAGAAAACTAGgccaaaacataattatttattgcttagAG AGATAATAAACCGCGAGATGGGCCTGACATTTCCATGCGGTAAAGTGGCCAAGGAGAATGTGATGTTCGAGCAGAAGTTCTACGGCTCCCTGCACGTGGTACAACGCTTGAAGAAGCTGCACCATCTCAACAAGCACAAGGGATGCGTTAATTCGGTTAATTTTCATCCGGAAG GGAACCTCCTAGCATCCGGCTCAGATGACATGAACGTGATAGTGTGGGACTGGGCGCGCAACCTTAGGATACAGACGATCAAAACTGGACACAAGTCCAACGTGTTTCAGTCCAAGTTCCTTCACCTGAACGCTCGCAGTCAGCTCAACATTGTCACGTGCGCGAGAGATGGCCAG GTCCGGCTCCTCCAATGCCCTCccagcggcggcgcggcggcgcggcggcggctggcGTCGCACGCCGGCGCCGCGCACAAGCTGCACGTGTCCGCGGCGCAGCCCCACTGCGTGCTGTCCGCGGGCGAGGACGGCCGCGTGCTGCACTGCGACgtgcgcgcgcccgccgcggaCAA ACTAGTGCAAGTCAAAGACCGCAGCCGAACCATCCAACTCTACAGCATCCACGGGCACCCGCTAGACCCTTCACAGTTCGCGGTGGCGGGGCGGGACCGCTTCGTGCGCGTGTTCGACCGCCGCAGCTGCGCCAAGCCGACCGCGCTGTACTGCCCGCACGCGCTCAGGGACCATGGC ACCGGGTCCCGCGCCGCGCTGCAAGCGTCGGCCATGCACCTGACGTGCGCGGTGTACAGCCACGACGGCCGCGAGATCCTCGGCTCCTACAACGACGAGGACGTGTACCTGTTCGACGCACAGGCCGATGTTTATGACAA AGACAACCCTAAAGAGGGCTACACGCACCGCTACTCGGGACACCGCAACAGCGCCACAGTGAAAGGAGTCTCATTCTTCGGCCCCAACTCCGAGTACATCGTGTCTGGCTCCGACTGTTCGTTTATATACATATGGGAGAAGAAGAGTGAAGCTATAGTGCAGTGGATGCAGGGAGATAGCGGCGGTGTG GTGAACTGCATAGAAACACACCCTCGCGCGCCGGTGCTAGCCACCAGCGGACTCGACAAGGACGTCAAGATATGGATACCCATGAGTGGAGAGGATCCCGACTACTCTGGACTTGAGGCG GTGGTACGTGAGAACAGCGTCTCGATCCTCCGGAGTCCTCTGTTCAACGACTTCCTTCCTTCTCTCTACACGGCGTGGCGAGGCGACGACCGCGGCGACGAGCTGCCGAGATATGTGGCCCAGGAGTTCCATCAAAACGTGTGTACAGCCTTCTAG
- the LOC105394351 gene encoding DDB1- and CUL4-associated factor 8 isoform X2 — protein sequence MVAHRRASKSQVIKLLTGFYGQGHVCRENGDVKIVRYFCFVFRIASSSKGEKEENVDSGVSADKSESTSSEDRAAGSSGAPSNEVVSVAPSSSNMRAILLNIRRPKRNYRKRRTPDRESSSDSSRDSDDLSGEEAASGSRQTENSDDDESIHEDILGHRLIGDLTSESSDSEVYLRDSSDDTNSYESDELVASSGRPEDGDSDDEGLWPRGDDEEETSDASKGNTPSVLKKTRPKHNYLLLREIINREMGLTFPCGKVAKENVMFEQKFYGSLHVVQRLKKLHHLNKHKGCVNSVNFHPEGNLLASGSDDMNVIVWDWARNLRIQTIKTGHKSNVFQSKFLHLNARSQLNIVTCARDGQVRLLQCPPSGGAAARRRLASHAGAAHKLHVSAAQPHCVLSAGEDGRVLHCDVRAPAADKLVQVKDRSRTIQLYSIHGHPLDPSQFAVAGRDRFVRVFDRRSCAKPTALYCPHALRDHGTGSRAALQASAMHLTCAVYSHDGREILGSYNDEDVYLFDAQADVYDKDNPKEGYTHRYSGHRNSATVKGVSFFGPNSEYIVSGSDCSFIYIWEKKSEAIVQWMQGDSGGVVNCIETHPRAPVLATSGLDKDVKIWIPMSGEDPDYSGLEAVVRENSVSILRSPLFNDFLPSLYTAWRGDDRGDELPRYVAQEFHQNVCTAF from the exons ATGGTAGCTCACAGGAGAGCATCAAAGAGCcaggtaataaaattattgacgGGTTTTTATGGGCAAGGGCACGTCTGCCGAGAAAATGGCGACGTGAAGATTGTACGttatttttgctttgtttttcgtaTAGCCTCTTCGAGTAAAGGGGAGAAGGAGGAGAATGTGGACAGTGGGGTGTCGGCCGACAAGTCTGAGAGCACGAGCAGCGAGGACCGCGCCGCGGGCTCCAGCGGTGCGCCCAGCAACGAAGTGGTCTCCGTGGCCCCGTCCAGCAGCAACATGAGAGCCATACTGCTCAATATAAGGCGACCAAAGAGGAATTACAGGAAAAGGAGAACCCCTGATCGCGAATCCAGTAGTGATTCCTCAAGGGACTCTGATGATTTGTCAGGAGAGGAAGCAGCCTCTGGGTCGAGGCAGACAGAAAactctgatgatgatgagagtATTCATGAAGACATCCTGGGACATAGACTCATTGGTGATCTTACCAGCGAGTCCAGCGACAGTGA AGTATATTTGCGTGATAGCTCTGATGACACTAACAGCTACGAGAGTGATGAGCTGGTGGCGAGCAGCGGCCGGCCTGAAGATGGAGACAGCGATGACGAGGGACTCTGGCCCCGAGGTGACGATGAGGAGGAGACCAGTGACGCCTCCAAGGGAAATACTCCAAGTGTACTGAAGAAAACTAGgccaaaacataattatttattgcttagAG AGATAATAAACCGCGAGATGGGCCTGACATTTCCATGCGGTAAAGTGGCCAAGGAGAATGTGATGTTCGAGCAGAAGTTCTACGGCTCCCTGCACGTGGTACAACGCTTGAAGAAGCTGCACCATCTCAACAAGCACAAGGGATGCGTTAATTCGGTTAATTTTCATCCGGAAG GGAACCTCCTAGCATCCGGCTCAGATGACATGAACGTGATAGTGTGGGACTGGGCGCGCAACCTTAGGATACAGACGATCAAAACTGGACACAAGTCCAACGTGTTTCAGTCCAAGTTCCTTCACCTGAACGCTCGCAGTCAGCTCAACATTGTCACGTGCGCGAGAGATGGCCAG GTCCGGCTCCTCCAATGCCCTCccagcggcggcgcggcggcgcggcggcggctggcGTCGCACGCCGGCGCCGCGCACAAGCTGCACGTGTCCGCGGCGCAGCCCCACTGCGTGCTGTCCGCGGGCGAGGACGGCCGCGTGCTGCACTGCGACgtgcgcgcgcccgccgcggaCAA ACTAGTGCAAGTCAAAGACCGCAGCCGAACCATCCAACTCTACAGCATCCACGGGCACCCGCTAGACCCTTCACAG TTCGCGGTGGCGGGGCGGGACCGCTTCGTGCGCGTGTTCGACCGCCGCAGCTGCGCCAAGCCGACCGCGCTGTACTGCCCGCACGCGCTCAGGGACCATGGC ACCGGGTCCCGCGCCGCGCTGCAAGCGTCGGCCATGCACCTGACGTGCGCGGTGTACAGCCACGACGGCCGCGAGATCCTCGGCTCCTACAACGACGAGGACGTGTACCTGTTCGACGCACAGGCCGATGTTTATGACAA AGACAACCCTAAAGAGGGCTACACGCACCGCTACTCGGGACACCGCAACAGCGCCACAGTGAAAGGAGTCTCATTCTTCGGCCCCAACTCCGAGTACATCGTGTCTGGCTCCGACTGTTCGTTTATATACATATGGGAGAAGAAGAGTGAAGCTATAGTGCAGTGGATGCAGGGAGATAGCGGCGGTGTG GTGAACTGCATAGAAACACACCCTCGCGCGCCGGTGCTAGCCACCAGCGGACTCGACAAGGACGTCAAGATATGGATACCCATGAGTGGAGAGGATCCCGACTACTCTGGACTTGAGGCG GTGGTACGTGAGAACAGCGTCTCGATCCTCCGGAGTCCTCTGTTCAACGACTTCCTTCCTTCTCTCTACACGGCGTGGCGAGGCGACGACCGCGGCGACGAGCTGCCGAGATATGTGGCCCAGGAGTTCCATCAAAACGTGTGTACAGCCTTCTAG
- the LOC119694042 gene encoding ribosomal L1 domain-containing protein CG13096-like: protein MSTKENNSEVAVEKVGDEKKGDAKSDLKGTKRAAEDKIAEAKKARKEENGGGNDEEPHSDEEDLEGEGEGDDDDDEDVEGEEGEEDEEELGEGEDDDLEDEEVEEELLGEEEEDDA from the exons ATGAGCACCAAGGAGAATAACAGTGAAGTGGCCGTTGAGAAAGTCGGCGATGAGAAGAAGGGAGATGCAAAAAGTGACCTAAAAGGAACCAAAAGAGCAGCAGAG GACAAAATTGCAGAGGCGAAAAAGGCGCGAAAGGAAGAAAATGGCGGAGGCAATGATGAGGAACCACACAGTGATGAAGAAGACCTAGAAGGAGAGGGAGAAggtgacgatgatgatgacgaggATGTGGAGGGAGAGGAAGGGGAGGAAGACGAAGAGGAATTAGGGGAGGGGGAAGATGACGATCTCGAAG ATGAGGAAGTTGAAGAGGAATTATTAGGAGAAGAAGAAGAGGATGATGCGTAA